Proteins encoded by one window of Chanos chanos chromosome 7, fChaCha1.1, whole genome shotgun sequence:
- the cbln11 gene encoding cerebellin 11, with the protein MDGLPAIVSILLVFLSVEPALGQKNDSDIIEELKELKHKLNDVENQMTNTTGKLQEDLKDLEQRLNATEKQLEHVKTRLTILETENKDLKTRLNATEKDVEDLKKNGSAGPKVAFSASLTASGEVYKGHSKNEPTLVYKRIFANMGNAYNANTGIFKAPVKGVYFFSFSTFGYGTHLMGAILTKNGHHMVSSYDHKSSDSSDTGGNAVVLVLEAGEQVAMKLWENSQVFDNLNGHTTFSGFLIFPL; encoded by the exons ATGGACGGTCTTCCGGCGATAGTTTCGATCCTGCTTGTATTTCTATCAGTAGAACCCGCTCTGGGACAAAAAAACGACTCGGACATAATTGAAGAATTAAAGGAACTGAAACACAAACTAAATGATGTGGAAAATCAAATGACTAATACCACAGGCAAACTTCAGGAGGATCTGAAGGACTTGGAGCAGAGATTGAACGCCACAGAGAAACAGCTGGAGCACGTAAAGACCAGGCTGACAATACTGGAGACGGaaaataaag ACCTTAAAACAAGGTTAAATGCCACCGAGAAGGATGTTGAAGATCTGAAAAAGAATGGCAGCG CAGGACCAAAGGTAGCCTTCTCAGCCTCTTTGACAGCTTCTGGTGAAGTTTACAAAGGCCACAGCAAAAATGAACCCACACTGGTGTACAAACGCATCTTTGCAAACATGGGCAATGCTTACAATGCAAACACAG GTATCTTCAAGGCACCAGTTAAAGGAGTCTATTTCTTCAGTTTCAGCACGTTTGGTTATGGAACCCACCTGATGGGTGCCATTCTGACGAAAAATGGGCATCACATGGTCTCATCATACGATCATAAGTCTTCAGACTCAAGTGATACTGGCGGAAATGCAGTGGTGCTGGTGTTGGAGGCAGGAGAACAGGTGGCCATGAAACTGTGGGAAAATTCCCAAGTGTTTGACAACCTAAATGGCCATACCACTTTCAGTGGTTTTCTGATTTTCCCTTTGTAA